From Aegilops tauschii subsp. strangulata cultivar AL8/78 chromosome 5, Aet v6.0, whole genome shotgun sequence:
AAGAGAGTGAATAATTACGTCGTGCAAATGAGAGTctaaaaaggaaaacagaaatgCACGGCCAAATGTTCAAGGTAATGTAAATATCCTTTACTAGATTCCTTGTTTAAGTTTGAATAAATATGTTTTACCATAATCCATGGTGTACTTTATTCTTGGCAGATGCTTTTTGTGAAGATGGGAGAAGAGCTACCGGAGTGGTTCCTTCTTGGTCGATCTAATGCTCATACACAGGTCGGTATATCCTATTGCTTGTTGGCTCTATGTTTGCGAGTGTAACTTACTACTTGTTGATTGCCTATTGCCAATGAAACCTATCGTTTATTGCTAGTAAAACCTCTTGCTTGTTGATTGCCTATAAAATTGGAACCTTGCATCGATCCCCACAATCTTCCAAAATGGTTGGAGATTACTGAAATATCTTCAAATCATGTGTTCTTATGTGCTTCTTCTCATTAATGTTGTGTATGACTTTGTAGGTAAATACCAATTCATCTAATGTTAGGTCAGAGGATGGCCCTATCAACCATGACATCGGCCATGGCAATATTGAAGGCGACAATGATGAGGGGAACATTGGTGTTAACAATAAAAATTGTGGCTTCAATCTTGACGGTGCCTCTCGAGGAGGATCTCACTAGTCTACTTGCATGGCAATTGATGACTAATCGTCTTTACGGTATTTTGGATATGTGCGTAGAAGTACCATATGCTTCAGGCCAAACTTAGTTGCTTATCCTTTTGGTGCATTCACTTTTTTGAAGTGATATGTATGTAAGTGATGTCCCTGATCTTCAACCTAGGAGGCTTTCTATCCATGTATTTTGCTATCACTGCATTGCCATGTGCAGTGTGATGGTGGCCTGTATGTATGTAGCAGTACTGTTGTATGCAACTCTTGGTCATGTTTATATATGGACTCAGCTTTTATGTGACGTGTATATATTCCTTTGGATGCTTGGCGTACAAGTGAGGAGGTCCACGGCAAGCTGCGCGTACGGCAATACGTGTATGTGCTATTGATTGAGAAGAAATCAATTAAGGTGTGTGTGCTTGTGTGCTGCCCGTGTTAGCCTGCTTGAACATGCATGGCGCCCCGGGTTAGAGCTGTCATGCCATTGACCATGGCACCTTGACCTGGGGCGTCATGTGTCTTACGCCGGTCCGGCATTCAGATCTGAAACCTATGGCGTCCTTGACCAGGGTGTCAGCCTGTCTAGCATGAAGCTCTAGGTCTCAGTTTGGACGTCATGTAAAAGGGTCATTTTATGAAATAATTTTCACTCAGGTTCATTTTTTATTAAACTTTGCAAAAAGAGCTTGTCTTATGTTTTTCATCGCAGGATTCCGCCGCCGAGGAGCATGTCCGCCAGGTGCGTAGTACGCGCGATGACCGACAAGACGGGTGAGTGGCCGGACGCCGGTGGCAGCGCTGCAAGGGTGACGAACCCCGGGATGCGTACTCGACTACTCGTACACACACACTGGCCGAACAAGGAACCCAGGGGATCCTAAAAAAAAAGAAGAAACCCTAGGGCAACCCCTCTAGCGTGTCCCCCGTATGGTCGTACCGATCTCTATATTAGGAATCGTCTACAAGTGGCCATCAGGCCGACCCAATACTGTAGCAGAGTATTagtttttcttttctgcttttcCAATGTCTGTCGTGCGGTTTTTCATTGCTGgttttttctttgtcttttttctctttcttttttctttgggTTTCACTATTTTTTTTTTGtgtttttacttttctttttgTTTCAACATATatctatttttggtacacactttatatttctcatatacatcaggaacattttGTATACATCTTTAAccatttttaaatacatgattaatttttttcaaatatgtgCTTTGATGCCTACTTTTTTCATAcatattgtacattttttgtatatatCTAAAACTTTTTAAAATATAagttaacatttttaaaatatgaTTAATGTTTTTAATCAAATACTTGTTTTGAACAAACAAAATCGAGCTAGTACAGTCGGTGCCTGCCAATAGCTCTGGAATTGGGCCGCTGTCTTTTTATTTTTGGGCGTCCCATCTCATCGCATCTCTTCGCGCAAAACCTTTGCTCTTTTGGGAACGACCACCATTGTCTGGCCCGTCTTTATTCATCCATCCATGGAAATCCTTGCTCTCTTGCCATGTCCACAGCGCGCTGCCATTGGTCCTTTCAGCTGCCTTTCAGCGGCATCAAAAGCTCCCACAGCCATCGCAGTCGATCGGAACCATTTGACTTGCCCACCGAGCTAGTGATGATGATGGGCGCGCACAGAAGAGACCTTTAATCAAATCTACCAAGATTTTTTTGGGGGGTAGACCGGTGGGGTTGTGGAGCATATCATAGTCCTCATCATCATCTGCTGATCTTCCTCCTCTTGCTGCTGACCGGGGAGCCGTCGAAGCCAGAGCTCGCGGGCGGCgacgatgccatggtggtcgtcGTCGTGCTGGTGCCGTTGCTTGGGCAGCTGAGGTAGCCGGCGTCCAGGTCGAGCACCCCGGTGGGGCTCCGAGGCGCAGACATGGCGGGAGAGTAGGCGCTGCCCATCAAGCCTGCGGTTTTAGGTGGCGGCACGGTGGCGCCGGTGGTCCGGATCATCGCTTCATGGCAACTCAGCACCCGCTCCTGCAGAAAGCAACAAGCCATTAAGTCACCACGTAACAGAGTGTAAATGCGGCTCACGCGTTCCCTGCATGGTGTCTGGAGAAGTACGCGCGGCTACAGGGACAAGGGGCGACTGCAATGACTTTTTTTTTCTGCATGCCTGGCGTGCTGCAGGTCCAAAAGGCCAAGAACCACGCTGCGACGCAGTAAATGAGACGTGGTGCCCGGACAATAATAAGCGTTGCGTGCGCGTCTCACCTTATCTACGTGGGTGCAGCAGGCCGGCTTGTGGGCGGTGTGTTCTTCCCCGGCCACGGCGGCGGCCACTGTCGCGGCGATCTCCGAGGGCCGGAACTCCAGGCAGCTCGTCCCTGTCATGCGTGAACCAGTCCACAACGTGAGTTTTTTCACACAAAAATGGTCGATGCATCTCTGGATATCGATCTGCCAACGAAAAAgatgttgcgtgcgtgcgtgcgcacctCTGGATATGCAGAGGATGAGCTCCGTGGCCTCCCGGACGGCCTGCCTCGACGGCGCATTGCCGCCGCTCAGCTGGTGGAGGAAGTAGTCGAGGTAGGAGAAGGGGGTGACGGCCTGCATCCGCCATTTGAGCGTGCTCAGGACCAGCAGCTCCATCCTCTGGATCGTCTTCGCCTCGAACACGTACCGCGCGTCCCCGGCCTGGTCGATAGACACCATCGAACAGTACAGAGGTCATTACAACATCCCAGAGCAAATGGGCACCGACTGCTTCATCGTCATATAGATGCTTTAATCAGATTAGATCCTCACCTGCAGGTCGATGGAGTGAGGCACGGAAGTTTCGTCCATCTTGGCAGCAAGAGACAGGCACGCCACCGATAGCAGCTGCGTCATCCAAGCCTTGCCCTCCTGTAAACACGAGGGAGGTTCACATGAATCAGCGCTGCAATGGCGTGGCGTGCATTAATGGCCGGACGGCCAAGTTTTTCATAGGGTGGACGTAGTATCTCCTTACCGGTATCTGGTAGAGCGAGAGGAAGCGGTCCATGTAGTTGAGGGCCAAGCACGCAGTCACAGGGCCGAAGCCGTAGTACGTGTGAACCTGTTGGATGGACACCGATGGTTAATCAATCGCTGGATCGACACGAACGGGAACGAATCAGAGGCGAGACGGAGAGACAGCTCGCGTGAATTAAGGAAAGAGGACGCACCTTCCATATCCAGTCGACGGCGTCCACCCGCACGCGGAGATC
This genomic window contains:
- the LOC109740642 gene encoding cyclin-D4-1, with protein sequence MAPSFDMAASILLCAEDSSSVFGFGDGEEVEEAKGARAGGSPYCGELAVEFPLPSEECVARWVATEAEHLPREDYAERLRAGGVDLRVRVDAVDWIWKVHTYYGFGPVTACLALNYMDRFLSLYQIPEGKAWMTQLLSVACLSLAAKMDETSVPHSIDLQAGDARYVFEAKTIQRMELLVLSTLKWRMQAVTPFSYLDYFLHQLSGGNAPSRQAVREATELILCISRGTSCLEFRPSEIAATVAAAVAGEEHTAHKPACCTHVDKERVLSCHEAMIRTTGATVPPPKTAGLMGSAYSPAMSAPRSPTGVLDLDAGYLSCPSNGTSTTTTTMASSPPASSGFDGSPVSSKRRKISR